One Gadus chalcogrammus isolate NIFS_2021 chromosome 4, NIFS_Gcha_1.0, whole genome shotgun sequence DNA segment encodes these proteins:
- the LOC130381213 gene encoding uncharacterized protein K02A2.6-like, whose translation MACISNKRSASFSRSLWNTWATSLTRPGSTNHRRRKIVSTGRCPAAKDADEELSPYLLRRHDLTIQQGCLMWGMRVIVPPKLRPRVLKELHSAHPGVVRMKSLARSYVWWPGIDSQIELHAKSCPPCQSIQKAPGLAPLHPWMWPSSPWERIHVDFAGPFEGHMYLITVDAHSKWPEVHIMDSTTASKTIHVLRGLFSCHGIPHILVSDNGPQFCSEEFSAFLKSNGVKHTRSAPYHPATNGLAERFVRTFKQALKSSKGTGMVQQRLDTFLLAYRNIPHTTTTETPAMLFLGRRLRSRLDFLKPNIAGTVHRSQDAQQQRRHQHSKDRQFDVGEPVRVRDYRKGEEKWTQGIVVEKTGPVSYRINVGVPGVWKRHVDQMLTRPDPELQQTAVNLPVPEDLPPSDICTTLHSNTPHTQEPDCQISQHTQSPHQSTDSPQTALTGTPVTETMRRYPVRITKPPVRYGAE comes from the exons ATGGCCTGCATCTCAAACAAGAGAAGTGCCAGTTTTTCCAGGAGTCTGTGGAATACTTGGGCCACATCATTGACGCGGCCGGGCTCCACAAATCACCGGAGAAG GAAAATTGTCTCCACTGGTCGTTGTCCAGCTGCAAAGGATGCCGACGAAGAGCTGTCGCCCTATCTGTTGCGCCGGCATGACCTCACCATACAACAGGGATGCCTCATGTGGGGTATGAGAGTGATTGTGCCTCCTAAACTGCGCCCCCGGGTTCTGAAAGAGCTCCACTCAGCACATCCAGGAGTAGTGAGGATGAAGAGCTTGGCACGCAGTTATGTGTGGTGGCCCGGCATCGACTCTCAAATTGAGCTTCACGCCAAATCCTGCCCCCCGTGTCAGAGCATACAAAAAGCACCTGGGTTAGCTCCTCTACACCCTTGGATGTGGCCATCCAGTCCTTGGGAAAGGATACATGTGGACTTTGCGGGTCCATTCGAAGGTCATATGTACCTGATCACTGTGGACGCCCATTCCAAGTGGCCTGAGGTGCATATCATGGACAGCACCACAGCCAGCAAGACCATACACGTGCTCAGGGGACTTTTCAGTTGCCATGGAATTCCGCACATCCTTGTGAGCGACAACGGACCTCAGTTCTGTTCTGAAGAATTCAGTGCCTTCCTGAAGTCCAATGGAGTCAAACACACCCGCTCAGCGCCGTACCATCCTGCTACCAATGGCTTGGCAGAGCGTTTTGTGCGCACATTCAAACAGGCCTTAAAATCATCTAAGGGCACCGGGATGGTGCAACAACGCCTTGATACGTTCCTGCTGGCATACCGCAACATCCCCCACACCACAACAACGGAAACGCCAGCCATGTTGTTCCTTGGACGCAGGCTGCGTTCTCGTCTGGATTTCCTGAAACCCAATATTGCTGGAACAGTGCACAGATCACAGGATGCCCAACAACAACGCCGCCACCAACACTCAAAGGACAGGCAGTTTGATGTTGGGGAGCCAGTCCGTGTGCGGGACTataggaagggggaggagaagtgGACACAAGGCATTGTTGTGGAAAAGACAGGTCCAGTGTCGTACAGGATAAATGTGGGAGTACCAGGGGTATGGAAACGCCATGTGGATCAGATGCTGACACGCCCCGATCCAGAGCTGCAGCAGACTGCAGTGAACCTTCCAGTACCAGAGGACTTACCCCCGAGTGATATCTGCACCACACTCCACTCTAATACACCTCACACACAGGAGCCTGACTGTCAAATTTCTCAGCACACACAATCTCCACACCAGTCCACTGACTCACCACAGACTGCGCTAACCGGTACTCCGGTAACAGAGACAATGAGACGCTATCCTGTGAGGATTACTAAACCGCCCGTACGTTACGGTGCGGAGTGA